From one Bacteroides eggerthii genomic stretch:
- a CDS encoding UpxY family transcription antiterminator, which yields MSETQKYWFAARTRDKQEFAICKSLSRLKSEEHLDVDYYLPTRIVVSQLKYRRKRSEVPVIRNLVFIRTTKQTACDLSNVYGVRLFYMKDLFTRSMLVVPDKQMSDFMFVMDLNPDGVSFDNVSLVVGDRVRVVKGDLTGVEGEVATNANRTYVVIRIKDILTASVKVPKSYLKIIK from the coding sequence GTGTCTGAAACACAGAAATATTGGTTTGCTGCCCGCACTCGTGACAAGCAGGAGTTTGCCATATGCAAATCCCTTTCCCGGTTGAAGTCTGAGGAGCATTTGGATGTCGATTATTACCTTCCCACCCGTATTGTGGTTTCCCAGTTGAAGTACCGCCGCAAGCGCAGTGAAGTCCCTGTCATCCGCAATCTGGTCTTTATCCGTACCACCAAGCAGACGGCCTGCGACCTTTCCAATGTCTATGGCGTGCGTCTTTTCTATATGAAAGACCTCTTCACCCGTTCCATGCTTGTGGTTCCGGACAAACAGATGTCCGATTTCATGTTCGTGATGGACCTGAATCCCGACGGTGTCAGCTTCGACAATGTCTCCCTTGTTGTAGGCGACAGGGTGCGTGTTGTCAAGGGCGATCTCACCGGTGTTGAAGGCGAGGTTGCCACAAATGCCAACAGGACGTATGTCGTTATCCGTATCAAGGACATCCTGACCGCAAGTGTCAAGGTTCCCAAATCTTATTTGAAGATAATCAAGTAA
- a CDS encoding UpxZ family transcription anti-terminator antagonist, producing MNNLTSRALELQRLAHELIYLGVDGEPIYSDTFCRLNKDVLLQCDSLFLLRGSTSDEEANLCLALLLGYNATIYDYGNKERNKQSVLDRAFEVLEQLPASLLKVRLLTYCYGEVYEEALLREAHEIIGSWDNTSLSSGQAEIIEELRNIEENPYPYEVIE from the coding sequence ATGAATAATTTGACTTCTCGCGCTCTTGAGCTCCAGCGTTTGGCTCACGAGCTGATTTATCTTGGTGTAGACGGTGAGCCTATCTATTCAGACACCTTTTGCCGTTTGAATAAGGATGTCCTTCTGCAGTGCGATTCTCTTTTCTTGCTCCGGGGTAGCACCTCCGATGAAGAGGCCAATCTCTGTCTGGCTCTCCTTTTAGGTTATAATGCCACGATTTATGACTACGGTAATAAGGAGCGTAATAAGCAGTCTGTGCTTGATCGTGCTTTTGAGGTGCTCGAACAGCTTCCCGCCTCCTTGCTGAAAGTGCGCTTGCTCACTTATTGCTATGGTGAGGTCTATGAAGAGGCCCTGCTTCGTGAAGCCCACGAGATAATAGGAAGCTGGGACAATACCTCACTGTCCTCCGGACAGGCCGAGATCATTGAAGAGCTTCGTAACATTGAGGAGAACCCTTATCCTTACGAAGTGATAGAATAG
- a CDS encoding sugar transferase, whose amino-acid sequence MEPIEKDDHFIPDGMNAFERNVKRIGDCILALGALIVFSPLFLLCYIAVKREDGGPAIFKQERIGRFGRPFNIYKFRSMKLDAEKHGPALYAGEGDSRMTKVGRFLRDHHLDELPQLWNVFCGDMAFIGPRPERQFFIDQIMKEDPRYRYLFQIRPGVTSYATLYNGYTDTLEKMLRRLRYDLFYLEHRSWGFDIKILFMTFMNIVFGKKF is encoded by the coding sequence ATGGAACCAATTGAGAAGGATGATCATTTCATTCCCGACGGAATGAATGCCTTTGAGCGTAACGTAAAGCGCATCGGCGACTGTATTCTGGCCCTTGGCGCGCTCATTGTTTTTTCTCCTTTATTTTTACTCTGTTATATAGCGGTGAAGCGTGAAGACGGTGGTCCCGCTATCTTCAAGCAGGAGCGTATCGGGCGTTTCGGTCGTCCTTTCAACATCTATAAGTTTCGCAGTATGAAGCTGGACGCTGAGAAGCATGGCCCGGCCCTGTATGCCGGTGAGGGAGACTCCCGTATGACTAAAGTAGGCCGTTTTCTTCGCGACCACCACTTGGATGAGCTTCCCCAGCTTTGGAACGTGTTCTGTGGTGATATGGCCTTTATCGGTCCCCGTCCCGAACGTCAGTTCTTTATCGACCAAATAATGAAGGAGGATCCTCGCTATCGTTATTTGTTCCAGATCCGTCCGGGCGTCACATCGTATGCCACTCTTTACAATGGCTATACCGATACTTTGGAGAAAATGCTCCGCCGTCTGCGTTACGATTTGTTCTATCTGGAACACCGTTCTTGGGGCTTTGACATCAAGATACTTTTTATGACGTTTATGAATATAGTGTTCGGGAAGAAATTCTAA
- a CDS encoding lipopolysaccharide biosynthesis protein, protein MTLRLKRNGQSNLSQTVKRNIIMSIGIKTVGVFVSLFIVPITLGYLSEEEYGIWLTLSSMLAWIVFFDIGLTNGLRNKLTEALAVKDNERAKIYLSTTLFLLVSLMFVLLVIFGLCCGFIDWQTVFNSKTISLETLGKVAFYTITFFCIQFALKVVTALFYATQCAAIADFLNMLGSLGALIVIWLLTLVTPKGNLLAIALTFSIVPVVVLMIAYIIVFGGKYRSISPSVKYIKFKYTKDLVGLGIKFFIVQAAALILFTTSNFIITQLFGPSEVTMYNIAFKYFSIATMAFTVLMAPMWNAYTEAYVRGDYIWMRNAFHKTLLIWGSIVLCSVLMLVFSRWAYELWVGVKVASQIPISLSIGCTLFVTIANWGNVTAMLLNGIGKIQIQLIVGSLMAVLYIPLSVLMGNYIGVAGVLYALCVVSLPGAILGMVQVNKILNRTAGGVWAK, encoded by the coding sequence ATGACTTTAAGGTTAAAAAGAAACGGACAATCTAATTTATCTCAGACTGTTAAGCGTAATATTATAATGTCAATAGGAATTAAGACTGTTGGTGTTTTTGTATCTTTATTTATTGTACCTATTACGTTAGGATATTTGTCGGAAGAAGAATATGGAATATGGCTGACCTTGTCATCTATGCTGGCATGGATTGTTTTTTTTGATATAGGGCTAACGAACGGATTGCGTAATAAACTTACAGAAGCTTTGGCTGTCAAGGATAATGAACGTGCAAAAATATATCTAAGTACCACGCTTTTCCTATTGGTGAGTTTGATGTTTGTATTGCTCGTAATATTTGGACTATGTTGTGGCTTTATAGATTGGCAAACAGTTTTCAATTCAAAAACTATTTCATTAGAAACATTAGGAAAAGTTGCATTTTATACTATTACTTTTTTCTGTATCCAATTTGCCTTAAAAGTTGTTACTGCACTTTTCTATGCAACACAGTGTGCGGCTATTGCCGACTTTCTGAATATGCTTGGCTCTTTGGGGGCTTTGATTGTGATTTGGTTATTAACGTTAGTAACTCCTAAAGGTAATTTACTAGCTATTGCTTTAACATTTTCGATTGTTCCGGTTGTGGTTTTAATGATAGCCTATATTATCGTTTTTGGGGGTAAATATAGAAGTATAAGTCCATCTGTTAAGTATATAAAATTTAAATATACTAAGGATCTTGTAGGCCTTGGTATTAAGTTTTTTATCGTTCAAGCTGCAGCTTTAATTCTTTTTACAACTTCAAACTTTATTATAACTCAACTTTTTGGTCCTTCGGAAGTAACTATGTATAACATAGCATTTAAGTATTTTTCAATAGCAACGATGGCTTTTACTGTTTTGATGGCTCCCATGTGGAATGCTTATACAGAAGCCTATGTTAGAGGAGACTATATTTGGATGAGGAATGCTTTTCATAAAACTTTGTTGATTTGGGGAAGTATTGTACTTTGTTCAGTGTTAATGTTAGTCTTTTCTAGATGGGCATATGAATTATGGGTTGGTGTGAAAGTGGCTAGTCAGATTCCAATTTCTTTGTCTATTGGATGTACTCTTTTTGTTACCATAGCAAATTGGGGTAATGTAACAGCAATGTTGCTAAATGGTATTGGTAAGATTCAAATTCAGTTGATTGTTGGTAGTTTAATGGCTGTATTATATATCCCTTTATCTGTGTTAATGGGTAATTATATAGGAGTAGCGGGAGTTTTGTATGCTTTATGCGTTGTATCACTTCCTGGGGCAATACTTGGAATGGTGCAAGTAAACAAAATACTAAATAGGACTGCTGGAGGAGTTTGGGCTAAATAA
- a CDS encoding acetyltransferase: MKQDIYIFGAGGLGKETVCLLQDLPQYNVVAFVDKDDITRTSVVANGIRFPIISEMAFEKRCMEDRRVCAVIAIGKPGPRFSVAQRFGDLCLFPNIIHPSVDFVGQVSLGRGNLIAHHCFFTDNIQIGDFNYFNVFNYVGHDVVIGSYNSILPSCNISGCVTVGNRNLIGAQAFIIEGKHVGNGNSIGAGSVVLKPIEDCSTWVGVPAKEKL, encoded by the coding sequence ATGAAACAAGATATATACATATTCGGAGCCGGAGGACTTGGTAAAGAGACAGTATGTCTGTTACAAGATTTACCGCAATATAATGTTGTGGCTTTTGTAGATAAAGACGATATCACTCGTACTAGCGTGGTAGCTAATGGTATTCGTTTTCCTATTATAAGTGAAATGGCATTTGAGAAACGTTGTATGGAAGATAGGCGGGTTTGTGCTGTTATTGCGATAGGGAAGCCAGGTCCTAGATTTAGTGTAGCTCAACGGTTTGGAGATCTTTGTCTGTTTCCAAATATCATTCATCCTAGTGTAGATTTTGTAGGGCAAGTAAGCCTTGGACGAGGAAATTTGATTGCTCACCATTGTTTCTTTACCGATAATATACAAATTGGAGACTTTAATTATTTCAATGTTTTCAATTATGTCGGGCATGATGTTGTTATCGGTAGTTATAATTCAATACTCCCTTCTTGTAATATATCGGGATGCGTGACGGTTGGAAATCGAAACCTTATAGGTGCACAAGCATTCATAATTGAAGGGAAACATGTGGGAAATGGCAATTCTATTGGAGCTGGTAGTGTAGTTTTGAAGCCAATAGAAGATTGTTCCACATGGGTTGGCGTGCCTGCCAAGGAAAAGTTGTGA
- a CDS encoding DegT/DnrJ/EryC1/StrS family aminotransferase, with protein MKYPVYQPYFNGKEKEFVNDCIDSSWISSKGKYVERFEREYADYIGVKYAASVCNGTMALHLALMALGIGEGDEVIVPTFTYIASVNTIIYCGATPVFADSEKDYWQLDPAGLEELITPRTKAIMPVHLYGHACDMKSICDIARKYKLFVLEDCAEAIGTTINGQRVGSFGDISAFSFFGNKSITTGEGGMVLTNDETLYGRCMHLKGQGLAKYRQYWHDIIGYNYRMTNICAAIGVAQMTTIDNILVRKRRIAQWYKKYLTTKVEFHGERQGTLNTYWMCSILVPDSKDRDPLREHLADVGIETRPLFYPVHTMPMFSTKYKRFPIAENIAHRGINLPSYPGLNEGDVRFIAEQVNNYFCND; from the coding sequence ATGAAATATCCTGTATACCAGCCATACTTTAATGGCAAGGAGAAAGAGTTTGTTAACGACTGTATTGATTCGTCATGGATATCATCCAAAGGAAAGTACGTTGAACGTTTTGAGAGAGAATATGCTGATTATATCGGCGTGAAGTACGCGGCTTCAGTGTGTAATGGTACGATGGCGTTACATTTAGCTCTTATGGCGCTTGGCATTGGAGAGGGAGATGAGGTTATTGTTCCAACATTTACTTATATTGCTTCGGTTAACACTATTATTTATTGTGGTGCTACTCCTGTTTTTGCAGATTCTGAAAAGGATTATTGGCAATTGGATCCTGCGGGTTTAGAAGAACTTATAACTCCTCGCACCAAAGCAATCATGCCTGTACATCTCTATGGACATGCTTGTGATATGAAATCAATTTGTGATATTGCTCGAAAATATAAGTTATTTGTTCTTGAGGATTGTGCGGAAGCCATTGGTACAACTATCAATGGGCAAAGAGTCGGTTCTTTTGGTGATATATCAGCTTTTAGCTTTTTTGGAAATAAAAGTATCACTACTGGCGAAGGCGGGATGGTATTGACAAATGATGAAACACTTTATGGACGTTGTATGCATCTTAAGGGGCAAGGGCTTGCTAAATATCGTCAATATTGGCATGATATAATTGGGTATAATTATCGAATGACTAATATTTGTGCGGCTATAGGAGTAGCCCAAATGACAACAATAGACAATATTCTTGTGAGAAAACGTCGAATAGCACAATGGTATAAAAAATATTTGACTACAAAGGTTGAATTTCATGGAGAACGTCAGGGAACACTTAATACTTATTGGATGTGTTCAATTTTAGTACCCGATTCTAAGGATAGAGATCCATTGAGAGAACATTTGGCTGATGTCGGCATTGAAACTCGCCCTTTATTTTATCCTGTTCATACGATGCCTATGTTTAGCACAAAATACAAACGTTTTCCCATAGCAGAAAATATTGCTCATCGTGGAATAAATCTGCCGTCTTATCCCGGATTGAATGAGGGGGATGTGCGATTCATTGCGGAACAGGTTAATAATTATTTTTGCAATGATTAA
- a CDS encoding glycosyltransferase → MIKVVVHTEGLLGWGGGIDFLKYYLSILNQLENIRTIVAIPYDQYDQKIIRLIKNCVKKIVGYSTCKCYDYGTFWSDYQNIKIQMYRRGSIPTCMQEADVVFLNMSPIKNVKRNKIIGYIPDLQHIHLPYLFTEEERASRNRHFIKMMRECGTIFVNSQHTCKDLKEQYLEESKKCNFFSMDFLPFGSNLYDVLNVNIEKYKLPKRYFMFSNQLWVHKDLPTALRAMRLLLQDERYKDVELICSGVTYDYRNLDYWGQVEQLIQDLEIQNHVRFLGYIPKNEQLAILRSSISVIQTTLFEGGPGGGATYDAVAYGASAIISDIEINQEIENDRVSFFKVGDSEDLCLKMKGHLDHPLKPLPVAIVEKQCELNFQQACFDIDKLITEVAQCNDKCSSV, encoded by the coding sequence ATGATTAAGGTTGTTGTCCATACAGAGGGGCTTCTTGGATGGGGAGGAGGAATTGACTTTCTGAAATATTATCTTTCAATTCTTAATCAACTTGAAAATATTAGGACGATAGTAGCTATACCTTATGATCAATATGATCAAAAGATAATTCGTTTGATTAAAAATTGTGTCAAGAAAATTGTAGGCTATTCAACTTGTAAATGTTATGATTATGGCACATTTTGGTCTGATTATCAAAATATTAAAATTCAAATGTATCGTAGAGGTTCGATACCGACTTGTATGCAAGAGGCAGATGTCGTTTTTTTGAACATGAGTCCTATTAAGAATGTGAAACGCAATAAAATCATTGGTTATATTCCGGATTTGCAGCATATTCATCTTCCATATTTGTTTACAGAAGAGGAGAGAGCTTCTCGTAATAGACATTTTATCAAGATGATGAGGGAATGTGGAACTATTTTTGTGAATTCACAACATACCTGCAAAGATTTGAAAGAACAATATTTGGAGGAAAGTAAAAAATGTAATTTTTTTTCAATGGATTTCTTGCCGTTTGGAAGTAATCTTTATGATGTATTAAATGTTAATATCGAAAAATACAAATTGCCCAAACGATACTTTATGTTTTCCAATCAGTTATGGGTACATAAAGACTTGCCAACAGCTTTACGAGCTATGAGGCTGCTGTTGCAAGATGAACGGTATAAGGACGTAGAATTGATATGTAGTGGTGTTACCTATGATTATCGTAATCTAGATTATTGGGGACAGGTTGAACAATTGATACAAGATTTAGAGATTCAAAACCATGTTCGCTTTTTGGGTTATATACCTAAAAATGAGCAATTAGCAATTTTGAGAAGTAGTATTTCGGTGATTCAAACAACATTGTTTGAAGGAGGACCTGGTGGAGGAGCAACGTATGATGCAGTGGCATATGGGGCTTCTGCTATAATATCAGATATTGAGATAAATCAGGAAATTGAAAACGATAGAGTTAGCTTTTTTAAAGTTGGAGATTCCGAGGATTTATGCTTAAAAATGAAAGGACATTTGGATCATCCATTGAAACCGTTGCCGGTCGCAATTGTTGAGAAGCAGTGTGAGCTTAATTTCCAACAGGCTTGTTTTGATATTGATAAACTCATAACTGAGGTTGCACAGTGTAATGATAAATGTTCATCCGTCTAA
- the gmd gene encoding GDP-mannose 4,6-dehydratase: protein MKHIALITGITGQDGSFLAEFLLEKGYEVHGTIRRSSVDYRERIAHLEGTPNFHLHYADLGDSMSIMQIIGKIRPTEVYNLAAQSHVQVSFDAPEFTADVDATGVLRVLEAVRQSGLTETCKVYQASTSELYGKVEEVPQNENTPFHPYSPYAVAKLYGYWIVKEYREAYNMFCCSGILFNHESERRGETFVTRKITLAAARIAQGKQDKLYLGNLSSLRDWGYAKDYVECMWLILQNKTPEDFVIATGEQHSVREFCQLAFHYAGIELEFRGEGLEEKGIDKATGRVLIEVSEDFYRPTDVVNLWGDPTKARKELGWNPMKTSFEELVSIMMKHDMEKVAVERVAGHIRTNLAEYLEKGIVK, encoded by the coding sequence ATGAAACATATCGCACTCATCACCGGCATCACCGGTCAGGACGGCTCTTTCCTTGCCGAATTTCTTCTTGAAAAAGGATACGAAGTACATGGAACCATTCGTCGTTCTTCAGTAGATTATCGTGAACGCATTGCCCATCTTGAAGGCACTCCAAACTTCCATTTGCATTATGCCGATTTGGGAGATTCCATGAGTATCATGCAGATTATCGGAAAGATACGTCCTACGGAAGTTTATAACTTGGCTGCACAAAGTCATGTTCAGGTCAGCTTTGATGCGCCGGAGTTTACGGCAGACGTGGATGCCACAGGCGTATTACGTGTGCTGGAAGCCGTTCGTCAGAGTGGATTGACGGAAACCTGTAAGGTGTATCAGGCTTCCACTTCGGAACTCTATGGCAAGGTGGAAGAGGTTCCGCAGAACGAGAACACGCCTTTTCATCCTTATAGTCCGTATGCGGTGGCAAAGCTCTATGGCTATTGGATTGTGAAGGAATATCGTGAGGCTTATAATATGTTTTGTTGTTCGGGTATTCTCTTTAACCATGAGAGTGAGCGCCGGGGCGAAACATTCGTTACACGAAAGATAACTTTGGCTGCTGCCCGTATTGCACAAGGTAAACAGGACAAACTGTATTTGGGTAATTTGTCTTCATTGCGCGATTGGGGCTATGCTAAAGACTATGTGGAATGTATGTGGCTTATTCTGCAAAACAAGACTCCGGAAGATTTCGTGATAGCCACAGGTGAGCAACATTCGGTTCGGGAGTTTTGTCAGTTGGCTTTCCACTACGCAGGTATCGAACTGGAGTTCCGGGGCGAAGGGCTTGAAGAAAAAGGCATAGACAAAGCTACGGGACGTGTGCTGATAGAGGTGTCGGAGGATTTCTATCGCCCTACGGATGTGGTGAACCTTTGGGGAGATCCCACTAAAGCCCGTAAGGAGTTGGGATGGAATCCGATGAAAACTTCGTTTGAAGAGTTGGTAAGTATCATGATGAAACATGATATGGAAAAGGTGGCAGTGGAGCGCGTTGCAGGACATATCCGTACCAATCTTGCGGAGTATTTGGAAAAGGGGATTGTGAAATAA
- a CDS encoding smalltalk protein: protein MSAKSKSVWGIILKSIVAVATALAGVFGLSSCIGR from the coding sequence ATGAGCGCAAAATCAAAATCAGTATGGGGTATCATCCTCAAATCTATTGTAGCGGTAGCCACAGCACTGGCAGGAGTATTCGGTCTCAGCTCCTGCATAGGCCGATGA